The Ziziphus jujuba cultivar Dongzao chromosome 12, ASM3175591v1 sequence GAGAGATGCTCttatttgaacaaaaattttGGTATGATACTAGAATTGAAAATGTAAAAATGTTTTCTCTATATTAACTATAAAATGTTTTTACTATATTAACTACATACCTTTGACGAGGATGTATGTCCTTGTTCTTATCGAGTTAAAACTTGGTAAGTGCCTTGTTCGTGTGAGGATCATGTTGGGTCGCATGAACTGATTTGAAGAACTGGACGCAACGTAAATGCTAAAAATTCCTGATGTAACATTGtaattttcaagtttttgacCACCGGTTTATTTTCTTATGGCTACAGGAGACAGCATTTAGCAGGAAAAGAAGCTTCAGAAATAAGCTTAAGAAGAGAGGTAAAAGTCAATTTCTCAAtagaaagaattaaaattttcattacgACACTGCAAAATGTCAATTGAATCCACACATACAGAAGGTTTGTATTTCAATGAAGACTACAAAAGTCGCATCCAGTTTGAggtcagagaaaaaaaaaaaagaaaaatttgttttttccccTACTGCTTGTGAAATATAGGGAGTTGTTGGGATACTCTATTTTGATCTGATATTGTCATCTTAACAGTTTTAGCAGGCTTCACCGAGATCAGAGACGCGTCTATTGGTGAAGAAAGTGTTGTATCATATTGACTAGATTTCTGAGGAATTTCATATGTAAAGAAGCACTACGATaatctaaatttatataaattctatttttcactaattttatttttcattttttatgctttaataatattacaaatataataCCAGTTTCTCTCGTCTTATTTTCTTCCATTCTATTCTTTTTCACTCGTATTTTTAAACTGCCACTCTTGGTGCTGATTGCTGAATTATTGTCTTCACCATTGCCAAAAAGTAATTATTCCATTGTCTTTTACCATATTGTCGTGAATGGACGAAATGATTTACAGGTAACGAATCAGATGGTGATTTTGACCCGTTCATGCACTCTGATAACATCACTGGTCCCTATGCAGTCTGCGATATACGGGTCCgcaaataattttgtttatgcATAATACATGAAATTTGTATGTCTTGTATGTATAAATAAACACATACAAACATATAATAATTGGTTGCatgaggttttttttatttttttattgaagccCTTTGTGGGTTTATGGTTATGCCtggttttttttgggaacaAGCAGACAATACTCCATCATTACtctatttaaaatgtttatctaGCAGTTTCCATAACACTTTGGTTGATTCCTTGTTCTTTCGTACTTAATCAACATCATTTGGTTAAAAGTACAGAAAAGAAGACTTCGAGAGTGATCTTGAAAACAATTTTGAATACCAACAAAaaggcaaataataataataatcataataataataataaataaataaaaataaaaaaagaaacccaaaaaaggaaaaaaagaaaacgaaaacatCGAACGCTTAAAACACTAATAACGAAGAGAAGGATTGGTAAAGAGCTTAAATGTCTAATTGTGACCGTTCAACGATTTCTTCCGATCAGATCTAATCAGAAACTCCACAAATTCATTGATGCAGTTATCGGAGCTTCCTCCTTCATTAACAGCTGCCTTAGCCTTCTCTCTCCATTTGATGGAATTCTTCTTGATCTCTTGGCTTCTCTTTCCTTCCATGACATTCTTCAAGCAcgacacaagctcttcttttcTCACTATCCCTTTCTCATCTTCCTTGGCTCTAACCCCAACTTCCCAGATCTCCTCCACAAACTTAGCATCAGTAAACTGGTCTGCCCACTGTGGCATACCAACCATAGGGACGCCGAGGCTAAGCCCTTCGAGCGTCGAGTTCCAACCACAGTGTGTAACAAAACAGCCTACAGCTTCATGAGCTAGCATTTCTAGCTGGTTGCACCAACCCACAATTAGACCCTTTTCTTTTGCCGAGTCTATAAACCCGTTGGGCAACTTGTCTCTCTCTGATTCCCTTACCACCCAAAGGAAATGGAAATTACTTTCTTGTAAGCCAAACGCAATTTCTTCCATTTGCTTCTGTGTCAAGGACACCATGCTTCCAAAAGAGACATAGACAACTGAGTTCTGGGTCTTGGTTTCTAGCCATTTGAGGCATTCGTCATTGAGTGGCTTCCATAGACTTGCTCCGTACCCTTTGTCACCGTCGATTCGACCATCCAAGTAAGCCGATGGAACCATTGGACCTATCAACTTTCCTGGCCATAGATTCGATACTGCTTTTGCCTCCTTTTTGTATACAAAGCCACAAACATCATATTAGCAGTAGTcccaagttatatatatatatatatatataattaaaggtTGGTGAGAATTCTATATGTAGATGTATGAAATTCTATCTTTAATAAGAGCCTTgctgtgtatatgtatatgtttagatatagatatagaagaTATACCTGTCCTTCTAGTTCTTCGAAAGTGTTTCCAAATATCCAGTCAGCCATTTCCAAGTTAGAGAATTGATTCATTTTCATCGCCAAGTAAACTGGGTATCTTTCAGGAAACTTGAGAAAGCTTGGCAAGTCAGGAAAGTTGAGTGGAGAGAATCCATGAATAAGCAAAGGCATGTCTTCCTGCTTTACTGGAAGAGAAACAAGGCCAAGATGAATCTGAGAAAATATGCCGGAAACTGTGGCGGAATTGGTGAAGAATGGAGCTCCATATATGGAATGTTGCTTGGAAACATCAAGAGCCCAAGGTAGGAATGAATCATAGACTATACAATTAACAGGGAAGTCAgaattttggtatttttgtatGAGTTCATAAAGAGTTCTTGAGCCATTGGTTTTGAAGGATTTGAGGAACAAGTCCTCGCTTTTTGCCTCGGCAAAGCCACCGGTGTCGAATCCGTCGGAGATGGCTTCGACACCGACGTTGAGTGCTGAGATTGAGTTGACAGTGTAATGGGTTGTGGCTATTGTGGCCTTGACACCTTTAGAGGCTAAACGCTTTGCAAATTGAAGAAGAGGGTTAATATGGCCTTGGCTTGGGTAAGGAAGCACTATAACATGGCTTTTTTGCTCTTTTTGATaacccattttttcttttttttctttttttttttttgggtctttgatATTGTTTTGTGTGTTCATATTTCATCTATTCAAACTTTCGAATTTATAGGTCTCTAGAAGAGTCAGTTCACAGTGATCATTGATGATGTTTCTTACATTTTGGTTCAGATAAAATTTCCTCTccaatttacttttaaaaaaaaaaaatttttgttttgtttagagGCAAAAAAGTGGAACAAAAGTATGCCACGAGAAAGAGCAACGGTTTATTATCATCCattgtttctttatttgtttattttattatttatttttctttccttatcTATTTATTCACTTTTTGTGGTCATTACAATTATCAGCAATTTGTGGATACAACTCATGTTAAAAAAgattacttttttttgtttttattaaaagtAAATGGGTCCAGTTTGtatccaaaagaaaattaaataagaaagaaagtaaTTGTCATTTcatatacaaattttattaagaATTAATTGATGTAATTAatcaagaaaattaatattagttgcctgaacataaaataattaattaagaaattaaacaaataagtaaGGGGCATTGGTGTCAAAAACATTTGTTTTGGTTGAACAAGAAGTGTGGCAATGATTGAGTTTGGCCTCATGGTATGTGTCTCACTCCCTAaactgttaatttatttttttgatcagTTTTATACGTTATGAGAATGAAAAACTTGTCCTTGGCTAaaggttttttcttttgtttttgtatttttttttttttttttttgtttgtgtgtgACGGATTAATTGGTCAGAAAGCAGTTTCTATACCTGTCAGTTGTCTGCCAGAACTTTCTATCCCAGAACTTTCTATCATAATTTAGAGTAATTGTGATGAGAGTAGTTGTATCCCATACGCGGCCATTAATAtgattaaattgaaatattcCATTAAAAGTTAATTAGCTGAAAGAATCGGAGAGAATCTTGAAAATTCATGAGAAGGAAATGCAACCAAATACAATACAGGCTTTAATGCCACTTCCCAACGGCCTAATTCTTTGTCACCATTAACAATAAGTCTAATATTATTTGAGTAGCAATTTGTGAACATTGATGATAATTATTAGTGAAAtttaatatgataataatttagataaatatttaattttttttgaatttttaaaactacatatttatattaaaaagcaCATTTTTAGAGcgttttaattgatttttttattttaaaaagtacatatatttttttattgaatttattttttaaattagaatgacatttttttatcttactctttaattattttttattttacatttatccATAAACAATTATAATTCACCGTTTTCCCTCTCCCCACACCgaactaatatttaaaaattgaaatataaaattttaattaaaaaaatatttataatatggataaaaagttattgagcaataaatgaatttaataaaaattttatacaaagAGTAGATTTAGTCTTGAGCATcctaattgtcaggacccgtccagaattcctcctcggaatcctagacaagccctgatcccagggaaatatcaccgaaccttccaacggaaaatccggcagcacctcccctaggGGTAGGACTAACAAAAAAtttcctgtactgaaaacacacttctaaaattcatccccttattcctcccacaacactacaaattgattccacaaatttacagcactccaaaataaataacagtaactcagtgcataaataataactacacgtccaatacactatacagagcattatacaataaatgtggaatttatacaacgtcagataaagaagcaatacaatatggagaggaaaaatgggaagaaatacttcttggactttcggcaacgaactgagacgttgggctcatcctggacaatcaacgtctcccaacctggacctagaggaatggaatttaaaaacgtgagatgctaatcatctcagtgagtgaccctagctactgaacacccttaatattaataatataccaaataaagggatttaatcaatcaataccgaacaattaaataaataaataaacatttgaaggtaataatttctctcaaaaccctcactattcactccgttggaaatgttccccttttaaaacattttcaccaaaacccgatattcgtatttcccgaaaaccaagggatcaaacaatttaataaacaataaataaataaataaataccccaaatataaataaaatgtaataaattataataaataatttttgaacattttggggtttgaaatttctatccgaaaaaattcgtacttgacgcaccacaccatataccagtgatgccctccgatacccagcgtcccgagcaccgactggcggggagattaaagagagaaacttgcaaatggcacttcggcgtcccgatagtaccgctgctgaaaccgtcatcccggccaaggagaggggcggctatgtgcactatatcaaacttgcctgcccacggtccaatggcaactcacgggagacataatacttgcgcgctaaaccacatatataccagaacaccaatactgtatgagtgcgcctaaaaataattattaaatcaaacgtaccgttttccaaaattaccgtgagaaatatattaaattttcacacttaccatcccacatattttcatttaacaaatgGGTACAAAATATCGATAacaagtaaaacaataatttttctcgcaacacgcgattcaacaaataatataccacaggcataattatgaaaattaagcgaccaatttaaacaaatattttcacaaaatattcaaaccaattatgcccaaaaataatataaaattcaaacacaacgaattactgaaaatacttgctcatgtgtaataaatacaattaaatcacgataaaataataatcgaaaAATTCTTAGtgacccaaaattccgtttagtatcaatgggtaaatatatatataaaataatattttgttcccgattatatttaaattccaccacatgagcacaaattacagatatcaatttaataccacataaatataattaattaccccaaaaatatttttaaaggtgggtcactcacgtggagcacgcaattaaaccatgatccaccatgagatcaattccactactcacccgtgctcctagaacacaattcacacacagtcaaataaattaatattttattcgaataaataatactcggtacccggggggtcaaacacaaacgttaaccaaaatggtcgaataatataccgaatcaaagcttgtggaacgaggatcgcattactggTCTCCATCGATCCCAATTCCGCcgaaggtggccggaatttggccggaaagctttggCCGATTTTGATTCCTTCACATCtcacaaaccgcttcgaattttggagattggaggtcatatttggactcagaggacccaaaatagggggagaggggtggcaatttggactgggctggccggaatacacaagaaaagaggagagagaaatttttccggccggcggcttctcagGCCCGAtcggggcgcgtccggcggacggtgaccgtgaaaatttACGGttgagctcgcctcctccctcctctcatcactggccggcgcctgtgggcaatgggtggccggaattaaaaaatacgatgaggccgagagggagaaaggaaaggaaaagaggaagaaaagaagaagaaggaagaaggaagaagaagaacaggaacggccccgtggccttttttcccacgtggggaaaagaaaaaaagaaaagaaaaaagaaataaaggaaataaaataaaataaaaataattaaataatattatacataaaataacaataaaataatttggtattaaacatggttgacatgtggcatctcaacatggtgacacatggtcacattcattaagtcacacgtggcacatcgttacacgtttaaaaataatattaaaataatacagtatttgaaaaactctacagatccataacttccaaaccacatgtccaaatcggacgtgccactagtctacggactcatatcgacgaacactttacaagcatgcatgagtcaaagctcaaatttgcatgaataaaaaagtcaacttcggcaccccttagacagtttggaccttaacttgttttgctcatacatttcaaactgtagctccgttttcaacgtgctactagtctacaaactcgtgccaatgtgtacttcgtaacggtacctcagtcaacctagaattccaacatgaataaaaagtcaacttttgacccctttggtcaacggtcaaagtcaaagtcaacggtcaacctccgtcaaagttggaaaatttccgttgtactttgggacggggtattACACTAATggcctttttattttaaagagcatatacttcaaattaaaagtatttttaaaaataaagagtgaaatgttattttgatcttttatcatgctctttatttttatgttatgttTTTCTATAAGCATTAACAATAGTATATCATAGAATAAAGTAATAgacatattttctataaaacaaaTTGTGTTAgtaatattgaaatttatgtAACACCAAataataaatgacataaaataaaaacaaaaaggtagATTTGGCTATTTACTTTTCGAGAGCCaaataaactttatattaaaaaagttaaataaagaatttgttaaaatttttttttaaagaattgacttttaaaataaaagagcatGAAAGCCTTCGGGATGCTCtaagctttattttttatttttattttttaatatagagATTATATTAGAATTATAATGTTCTTTGAAATAGAGAAGATAACATGTAAGTGTACTATTTGATGATGATCAacaataattacaaataatatttgtGACTTAATTACATGCATAAAATTGATCATAATTTTTTCTAATGGACAactatgttgttgttgttattatctaAAAATAGAGGATTAGAACTTGGAGAAaaccttaaatattttaaagaacaatatatattctaattatcTTGTACAaaccttaaatattttaaagaacaatatatattctaattatcTTGTACTTGcatatcgatgaaaatattaagaattcaaaataagcaaatattaatggatttattgaaaattatgaaatattgataaaaatttataatgatattgaaattgataacaatttatttaaaaaagaaaattttttattaaaactttaggattagcttattaattatcaaattaactattaaaattgtaaaaatattgaatatattttatattcttcttagtcAATAATGTATAGTAAGCGTTaatgattataaaataaaaaaatatgcaaaatatatatatatatatatatttgataaaaatatttattaattaaaatacataaaacaattattataattatattatattttataaaaagttattttaataaCAGATAGaatttttgggtggtttgaacaTTATTGATCTATTCTTCATCATAATTTTGAGATatgaaatatgataaataattattaaatgttGTTTCTTCTTGATAGATTTGAATGTGATTTtgtatcaaatataattatccttattgataattattatataacatCGATTTGActatatacaaaaattattatattctcaTAGTTAAGTTTGATATAATACCCACAAATTACTATTTGATGGCATTCTATAAACATTTTATCAATTCATGTAGCtatatttgcatataatatattttttgcatatctttataatatttatcatttattttacatgcatatttatatttttgtctatAGTATAATTTATAtccactttataatatttatagaaatattaaatttgttttggtaaaaaaaaaataatgggtaTATAAAcagttaaatataaataatatttactaattttttgataaaaaagtttaaaaaataaaatttagtagAAATTTCCATagtagaaattttgaaaatttcacggaaatttaaaatttttttataaaaattatgaattttttaataaaattatgaagaaattaatgtggatatttgacGAAAATTTcgaaagaaattttttagagatatcaaaaatttcaataaaaattttaaattattttacctaTTCTCATTTGGGACTATTATTTACTACtaacctttttaaaatataaaaattttaatgaaatttttactaaaatttcaaatttttaaatctttttacaCATTGATTGGAAAGAAGAACATAAATACAACATTTACTTTGCCTAGAAAAAAGAATTCAAATGAATTAATTGACTCGTTGAATTGTGTCAAAGCAGTAccattttagtatttttgttaataataataaataaaaaaatcttataataGTATCATAAACGTGAATCCATTGTCCTACACCATGGGTACATGGCATAAAACATTTCGAGATGATAACGGGATTTATGAATATAactacaatttttaaatttacaaatgTAATGGATAAGCTGTTTTTTCTGCTAAACTACTGCCTTTGCAAGTCAGTAGGTAGAACAGTACTATAttcataattcatatatatatggaaaaaaaaaaacccaataatATATCCACCTTCCTTAATTTTTAACAGAAATATTCGTAAATATCAGAAAGCAACATGAAAGCGAACATAGTTAGAAACCAACCCAGGGAACCCTCACGTTCATGGCACATACATAGGACCTGAGTTTCTGTTTAaggtacttttatttatttatttatttttttgaaagactGTTTTAAGGCACTCTTAAAAAATTCCATACAGAAGGACAATAATAAAATCAGTCAAGACCTGCATTTATTTGAAGATTTTGCCTCATTTTAGTaactgaattaattaatcctttCTGAGAAATTGGATTGCTAATCATTCTTTAATCATTTCCAGGATCCTAATGGGATTTTAAagccaataaaaaatatatatatgaattttaaaaagagTGGTGGGGCTATATTAAGATTTAGCAAGGGCATAAAAAGTGTTATATTTGACAAGTAATGTTCCATTGGACATAATGCACAGTTTGTATTAGGTGGCTAGCATCCTATCgcatataattcataaaatactTACTTCCAATTATATGGAATAGGAAGCttaataataatatccaatatattaaatttatattttgacagTACAAAAAACAAGTTGAGTATTAATGCATCAATAAAGATAATCTAATGGTGGTTATTGGTTCGTACTCTCTGCGAAACCAACGTAGTGATGAGATTTCACATGACATTGGattcaaaatatacattttttgcTGAAATGGATTCAAATATACTTGTATATGTGCCAACTTCTCGCCTTCACATAGCCATCCATTTTATGTATTTCTGAATCTTTCAGTTTCATGTTCTTTACGAGCTTCCTAACCAACTTGATTTCATAGGGACCCACATAATAATTTCCTCACCGTAAAGTTACACAATCATTATTATACagtaatatttatatgtatatatatatatatatatatcccataccatattatatatgtagcatcaaattatataaatgacctgttgtttttcttttcttttgcaatgAAATTATTGTTCACATTCTAAATGCATAGTAATAACACTGTCGCAAAGATGCAGGATAACCCAACGAGAAAATCACTATTTTCTTTATTCATGCAGCTATCATGTTCTACCAAGGCCCTAAGAGGTGATTTAGAACGTACTGAAAACTAGTGGAGGCGTGGATTCTATTTCTATAgctgcaaaaacaaaaaataaaaaataaaaatattaaataaataaaaatagtatccTCTCGCACAAATCTGTATGGAACCCACGTATGAATTCATATGATTTGTAAACGAGAATTAAGTACTTTGAAGTCATTTGAAATTTGCTCACTGATATGAAGCTAATTGActgtttttataaataatttaccttttcaattttaacgAAATTAAGTCAAATATCACATTGCAGTTTCACTAATGATGGGATTAGCAATgacaaatagtaaaattttagatttatagtttcaaaaactcaaaataaataataataaatacaaataattaacaattgcTATATCTGCGAAGGATGATTAACCGTAGGTATGAATAtcgaaattgaaaaattatttggtGGAATAGGCTTTTCATATTAGTTGTGGGTTCAtctaattaaattatgataatttatcaaatataatatatcatttacatgatttttaaaattcaattaattaaactttaaattgatAAGTTATTTATTAACACATTAAACTCCTTTaatatttcatccaaaaaaaaaaataataattccttCAATATGAATGTATTACTAtatttaatttccttaaaagaattatcttatgcattttatttctcaaacaatctaaaaataataatttcttacattattattttattttaaagaaaataaaaacattatatatgctatagccttttttttttttttaagcattttggaaaatttggtataggcacacacacacacacacctatgttatttttcttataagaTAGTAGCAACAAAAAGAGAAGTATaacaaatatttctttcattttcaaaaaataaaaaaagaaaagaaaaaaagatatccCACTCAGCATATTAGATGAAATATGAAATACATAATAACgttttttaaggtttttataTATTAGATGGAATAtgaaatacataataaattttttaaagatattcttggatgaaatatatatttttttaaaattttgttatttttaaaataaaatttaaatagtgtAAATCATATAGTTAATTGtcttaaaacaattaaacatataaaaaaattaatttattgacaaATAActtatcaatttaatatattattatattaattttaaaaataatagatataatatatcataaataaaatgatataatacAATTAAATAGGTTTACATCTAACGTGATAACCCCATTCAACTGAATAACTAGAAACTTACAAGTGAAATGGAAATTACCGACAGACCTTTTAATCTGAATTGAATTTCGTtcacacttttttatttttattttattttaccatttttcttttttttaaagtattgaATACCAAtgtaaaaattttgttaaaaaaataataataataataatcaatggGAAAAGGcgtacaattaattaatggaaTGCCATTGGCTGACGAGATCTGTGGTCCTAGGGTAGGTAGTACATCAACTTCCAATAGAAAGTGACTTCCACTTGCAGCTCTTTGCATCCAAAATCCaatgatggaaaaaaaattacaagtttTTGTTTGAGAAATCCATGTGCAATTATTTATAAGTTGGTTTATTACAGTTTcctaatttatgtaatttatttataactacATATTTTCAGTAGAACCAAATGGTACTTTTGGGGCACTGCGCCTGATAAATGCACAAGGACAGGTTAAGTTCTGATAGCAGTTAATGCAAATGGAATCGAATATCTAATAATGGAAGGCTGTTCAGTAATTTTCTTGCTGCCATATGTATAGTTTAATCTCTTGTTATTTATGTATTAGAAATTATAATTACAGCAATGGTACATGTACCAACTACTAAGTTATTTATCAGATTGTTTATCTCTATTTAActtatgttaaaataaataaataaaaataaaacattggaATTGCCCAACTCTAATATCTGATTAAAAaatcactttctttttctttttctttttttttttttaattcacagcCAAGCCAAGTGTCTTGTGGTGAAAAAAATCACAGCAAAGGCAGAGTTAAAAGCCCAAAAAGAAAGTAATGAAACAAGTTGAAAGAGTATGAACGCATATAACATTGCTAGCTATTCTGTACGTGAAAAAAGTGGGACAGCGACAAGCCCttttttttgaccttttatAGGCGACTTTTAAGATTCCATATATCTAGATCAGCCTATTAATTCTTTACTAACCAGACATAGATACAAACCCCACGATCAATGAAGATGTGACCTAGTCATCAACTTTTGATGATCACTAGCAAGACCAGTGAAAAAATATCGatattgatgaaaatatcgaaaataTGATATAGAGCCACCAAGGAAGCATGATACAGAGCCACCAACACATCCATAACCAGCAACATCACGTGATggatcaccaccaccaccatcaccaccaaATCCACTGATAGATCATAGTACATAGCCCTCAAGTCATCCATCACTAGCAACATCACATGAGggatcaccaccaccaccaccaccatcaccgTCTAATCCACCAATAGATCATACACAGCCACCAAGTCTTTTATCATCAGTAACAGCATATGACGAATCACAACCACCAC is a genomic window containing:
- the LOC107419916 gene encoding UDP-glycosyltransferase 74B1 is translated as MNTQNNIKDPKKKKEKKEKMGYQKEQKSHVIVLPYPSQGHINPLLQFAKRLASKGVKATIATTHYTVNSISALNVGVEAISDGFDTGGFAEAKSEDLFLKSFKTNGSRTLYELIQKYQNSDFPVNCIVYDSFLPWALDVSKQHSIYGAPFFTNSATVSGIFSQIHLGLVSLPVKQEDMPLLIHGFSPLNFPDLPSFLKFPERYPVYLAMKMNQFSNLEMADWIFGNTFEELEGQEAKAVSNLWPGKLIGPMVPSAYLDGRIDGDKGYGASLWKPLNDECLKWLETKTQNSVVYVSFGSMVSLTQKQMEEIAFGLQESNFHFLWVVRESERDKLPNGFIDSAKEKGLIVGWCNQLEMLAHEAVGCFVTHCGWNSTLEGLSLGVPMVGMPQWADQFTDAKFVEEIWEVGVRAKEDEKGIVRKEELVSCLKNVMEGKRSQEIKKNSIKWREKAKAAVNEGGSSDNCINEFVEFLIRSDRKKSLNGHN